Proteins from a genomic interval of Stenotrophomonas maltophilia R551-3:
- the rsmD gene encoding 16S rRNA (guanine(966)-N(2))-methyltransferase RsmD, whose protein sequence is MSGRGGNDGQVRIIGGRWRNTRLPVPTLPGLRPSSDRVRETLFNWLMPRLGGARVLDLFAGSGALGLEAVSRGAAHATMVERDAQLGRNLTTAVAKLQATDQITVVQSDAVRWLQGAPAQQADLVFIDPPFADGLWQDVLAQLPRHLAADAWLYLESPAGHVPVLPPEWLLHREGSTREVRFALYRRATATL, encoded by the coding sequence ATGAGCGGCCGTGGCGGCAATGACGGCCAGGTCCGCATCATCGGTGGTCGCTGGCGCAATACCCGCCTGCCGGTGCCGACCCTGCCGGGCCTGCGGCCCAGCAGCGACCGCGTGCGCGAGACCCTTTTCAACTGGTTGATGCCCAGGTTGGGCGGTGCGCGGGTGCTCGATCTGTTCGCCGGCAGTGGTGCGCTGGGCCTGGAGGCGGTCTCGCGCGGTGCCGCCCACGCCACTATGGTCGAGCGCGACGCGCAGCTGGGACGCAATCTGACCACCGCCGTGGCCAAGCTGCAGGCCACCGACCAGATCACGGTCGTGCAGTCCGACGCCGTGCGCTGGCTGCAGGGTGCGCCCGCGCAGCAGGCCGACCTGGTCTTCATCGACCCGCCGTTCGCCGACGGCCTGTGGCAGGACGTGCTGGCCCAGCTGCCGCGGCACCTGGCCGCCGATGCCTGGCTGTACCTGGAGTCGCCGGCCGGCCACGTGCCGGTGCTGCCGCCGGAATGGCTGCTGCACCGCGAGGGCAGTACCCGCGAGGTGCGCTTTGCCCTGTACCGCCGCGCCACTGCTACACTTTGA
- a CDS encoding oxidative damage protection protein, with translation MSRTVFCQYEQRDAEGLDFVPYPGELGQRIFNNIGKQAWAAWLAHQTMLINENRLSPRTPEHRAFLEGELVKFLFEKDAEKPAGFTPEA, from the coding sequence ATGTCCCGAACCGTCTTCTGCCAGTACGAACAACGCGATGCCGAGGGCCTGGACTTCGTGCCCTACCCCGGCGAGCTGGGCCAGCGCATCTTCAACAACATCGGCAAGCAGGCCTGGGCCGCATGGCTGGCGCACCAGACCATGCTGATCAACGAAAACCGCCTGTCGCCGCGCACGCCGGAGCATCGCGCGTTCCTTGAAGGCGAACTGGTCAAGTTCCTGTTCGAGAAGGACGCGGAAAAGCCGGCCGGCTTCACCCCGGAAGCCTGA
- the mutY gene encoding A/G-specific adenine glycosylase, with protein sequence MPRQPHASAKTAQEDGFVAHLLHWFDDHGRHDLPWQHPRSPYRVWLSEIMLQQTQVSTVIPYFQRFLQHFPTLPDLAAASNDAVMAQWAGLGYYARARNLHAAAKRCVELHDGELPRDFDALHALPGIGRSTAGAILSQAWNDPFAILDGNVKRVLSRYHGIEGFPGLPAIEKQLWAIAETHVAQVPAGRMADYTQAQMDLGATVCSRAKPACVICPLQDDCVARREGRSAELPTPKPSKTLPEREAVALLLRDAQQRVLLQKRPDTGIWAQLWTLPQAEAGSVLQDWFDLHVDGSLEEAEELPVLQHTFSHYKLHLQVLSRQVHGLRVEEPTLRWVAADELPALGLPAPIRKLLDGATIKTPKRNSKKPRNHE encoded by the coding sequence ATGCCCCGCCAGCCGCACGCCAGCGCCAAGACTGCCCAGGAAGACGGCTTCGTCGCCCACCTGCTGCATTGGTTCGACGACCACGGCCGCCACGACCTGCCCTGGCAGCACCCGCGCAGTCCCTACCGGGTCTGGCTGTCGGAAATCATGCTGCAGCAGACCCAGGTGAGTACGGTCATCCCGTATTTCCAGCGGTTCCTGCAGCACTTCCCGACCCTGCCCGACCTTGCCGCCGCCAGCAACGACGCGGTGATGGCGCAGTGGGCCGGGCTCGGCTACTACGCCCGCGCACGCAACCTGCATGCCGCAGCCAAACGGTGCGTGGAACTGCACGACGGCGAACTGCCGCGCGACTTCGATGCATTGCATGCCCTGCCCGGCATCGGCCGCAGCACCGCCGGCGCGATCCTCAGCCAGGCCTGGAACGATCCGTTCGCGATCCTCGATGGCAACGTCAAGCGCGTGCTCAGCCGCTACCACGGCATCGAGGGTTTCCCCGGCCTGCCCGCGATCGAGAAGCAGTTGTGGGCGATCGCCGAGACGCACGTGGCGCAGGTGCCGGCCGGGCGCATGGCCGACTACACCCAGGCGCAGATGGATCTGGGCGCGACGGTGTGCAGCCGCGCCAAACCGGCCTGCGTGATCTGCCCGCTGCAGGATGACTGCGTGGCACGGCGCGAAGGCCGCAGCGCCGAACTGCCGACCCCCAAGCCCAGCAAGACCCTGCCCGAGCGCGAGGCCGTTGCGCTGCTGCTGCGCGACGCCCAGCAGCGCGTGCTGCTGCAGAAGCGGCCGGATACCGGCATCTGGGCGCAGCTGTGGACGCTGCCACAGGCCGAGGCCGGCAGCGTGCTGCAGGACTGGTTCGACCTGCACGTCGACGGCTCGCTGGAAGAGGCCGAAGAGCTGCCAGTGCTGCAGCACACCTTCAGTCACTACAAGCTGCATCTGCAGGTACTGTCGCGACAGGTGCACGGCCTGCGCGTGGAAGAACCGACGCTGCGCTGGGTGGCCGCCGACGAACTGCCCGCGCTGGGCCTGCCGGCACCGATCCGCAAACTGCTCGACGGCGCAACGATCAAGACGCCAAAACGAAATTCCAAGAAACCCCGCAACCACGAGTGA
- the lolD gene encoding lipoprotein-releasing ABC transporter ATP-binding protein LolD gives MNKVFNRGDEVIRAEALGKTYAEGRMQTPVFDGLGLTVTAGETVAIIGASGAGKSTLLHLLGGLDTPTAGEVYVTGQRMSALSDTARGLLRNQALGFVYQFHHLLPEFTALENVMMPVLLAGTAVAEASSRATTLLEAVGLGHRLDHKPGELSGGERQRAAVARALVNHPACVLGDEPTGNLDDRTAATVFELMLELNRARHTSLVLVTHDRSLARRLDRVLELREGRLHALAHADV, from the coding sequence ATGAATAAGGTCTTCAACCGCGGCGATGAAGTGATCCGCGCCGAGGCATTGGGCAAAACCTATGCCGAGGGACGCATGCAGACCCCGGTGTTCGATGGCCTGGGCCTGACCGTGACCGCAGGCGAGACGGTGGCGATCATCGGTGCCTCCGGCGCCGGCAAGAGCACGCTGCTGCACCTGTTGGGCGGGCTGGATACTCCGACCGCCGGCGAGGTATACGTGACCGGCCAGCGAATGTCGGCGCTGTCTGATACCGCGCGTGGCCTGCTGCGCAACCAGGCACTGGGCTTCGTCTACCAGTTCCATCACCTGCTGCCGGAGTTCACCGCGTTGGAAAACGTAATGATGCCGGTGCTGCTGGCCGGCACCGCGGTGGCCGAAGCGAGCAGCCGTGCAACGACCCTGCTGGAAGCGGTCGGCCTTGGCCATCGTCTGGACCACAAGCCGGGCGAACTGTCCGGTGGCGAGCGCCAGCGCGCGGCCGTGGCGCGTGCGCTGGTCAACCATCCGGCCTGCGTGCTCGGCGACGAGCCGACCGGCAACCTCGATGACCGCACCGCGGCGACGGTGTTCGAGCTGATGCTGGAGCTCAACCGGGCGCGGCATACCAGCCTGGTGCTGGTGACCCACGACCGCAGCCTGGCGCGGCGCCTGGACCGGGTGCTGGAGCTGCGCGAAGGGCGCCTGCACGCACTGGCCCACGCCGACGTCTGA
- the coaD gene encoding pantetheine-phosphate adenylyltransferase, whose product MTVANRRIAVYPGTFDPITNGHIDLVSRAAPLFEKVVVGVAQSPSKGPALPLEQRVQLARGALGHHSNVEVIGFDTLLAHFVRSVQGGVLLRGLRAVSDFEYEFQMASMNRHLIPEVETLFLTPAEQHSFISSSLVREIARLGGDVSGFVPAAVLEALRKVREAKSAQS is encoded by the coding sequence ATGACCGTGGCCAACCGCCGCATCGCCGTCTATCCCGGCACGTTCGACCCCATCACCAATGGTCATATCGACCTGGTGAGCCGGGCCGCGCCGCTGTTTGAAAAGGTCGTGGTCGGTGTGGCGCAGAGCCCGTCCAAGGGCCCGGCGCTGCCGCTGGAGCAGCGCGTGCAGCTGGCGCGTGGCGCATTGGGCCACCACAGCAATGTCGAGGTGATCGGTTTCGATACGCTGCTGGCGCATTTCGTACGTTCGGTGCAGGGGGGGGTCCTGCTGCGCGGCCTGCGCGCGGTGTCCGACTTCGAATACGAATTCCAGATGGCCAGCATGAACCGCCATCTGATTCCCGAAGTCGAGACCCTGTTCCTGACCCCGGCCGAGCAGCACAGCTTCATTTCGTCATCGCTGGTCCGCGAGATCGCGCGCCTGGGCGGCGACGTGTCCGGTTTCGTGCCGGCCGCGGTGCTGGAAGCCCTGCGCAAGGTCCGCGAGGCGAAGTCGGCGCAGTCGTAA
- the ggt gene encoding gamma-glutamyltransferase: MKTLIVRPLLLLGLLLSPMAWADSSVRAERPDGAAIASGHRLATQAGIDILAQGGNAFDAAVAVSSTLAVVEPISSGLGGGGFFLLHDAATGKDVMLDARETAPAAATPQAYLDKKGDLDRDRSVNGPWSAGIPGLPAALVELSAKHGKLPLSASLQPAIRIARDGFPVYDRMAKGYASRREVMERYPGTREVYLRNGKPIATGDLFQQPELAQTLERLAADGFDGFYKGQTGKLLLAGVKQAGGKWTAEELSGYRVKLREPIVFNYRDWKITTASPPSSGGIALASMLQILEGWDLKSMDEAHRTHLVVEAMRRAYRDRTFFLGDPDFVQIPQKVLVSKDYAQGLRATIHPEKATPSDLLSGNPTPLEDDETTHFSIIDRDGNRVGATQTVNLLYGSGLIPKGTGVLLNNEMDDFALKPGTPNAFGVMGYEANAPKPGKRMLSSMTPTFMENADKVVVLGTPGGSRIITMVLLGILGYDAGLDAQQVAALPRYHHQWLPDLIEAENDAFDADTVKQLQAMGHKIDLPGNVAAGGRGSSHVWGNLQTVEWDRKANKLFGGSDPRNPVGSAQVVPAR; the protein is encoded by the coding sequence ATGAAGACGTTGATCGTCCGCCCCCTGTTGCTGCTTGGCCTGCTGCTGAGCCCGATGGCCTGGGCCGACAGCTCGGTCCGTGCCGAGCGCCCCGATGGTGCGGCCATCGCCAGTGGCCACCGGCTGGCCACCCAGGCCGGCATCGACATCCTGGCGCAGGGCGGCAACGCTTTCGACGCTGCGGTGGCGGTGTCGTCCACGCTGGCGGTGGTCGAGCCGATCAGCTCGGGCCTTGGCGGCGGCGGTTTCTTCCTGCTGCATGATGCGGCCACCGGCAAGGACGTGATGCTGGACGCGCGCGAGACCGCGCCGGCCGCTGCGACTCCGCAGGCCTACCTGGACAAAAAGGGCGACCTCGACCGTGACCGCTCGGTCAACGGGCCGTGGTCGGCCGGCATTCCCGGCCTGCCTGCGGCGCTGGTCGAGCTGTCGGCCAAGCACGGCAAGCTGCCGTTGTCGGCTTCGCTGCAACCGGCGATCCGCATCGCGCGCGACGGTTTCCCGGTGTACGACCGCATGGCCAAGGGCTATGCCTCGCGCCGTGAAGTGATGGAGCGCTACCCGGGGACGCGCGAAGTCTACCTGCGCAACGGCAAGCCGATCGCCACCGGCGACCTCTTCCAGCAGCCGGAACTGGCGCAGACCCTGGAACGTCTCGCCGCTGACGGCTTCGATGGCTTCTACAAGGGCCAGACCGGCAAGCTGCTGCTGGCCGGCGTGAAACAGGCCGGTGGCAAATGGACCGCCGAGGAGCTGTCGGGCTATCGCGTGAAGCTGCGCGAGCCGATCGTCTTCAACTACCGCGACTGGAAGATCACCACGGCGTCGCCGCCGTCTTCCGGTGGCATCGCGCTCGCGTCGATGCTGCAGATCCTGGAAGGCTGGGACCTGAAGTCGATGGATGAGGCCCACCGCACCCACCTGGTGGTGGAAGCGATGCGCCGTGCCTACCGTGACCGCACTTTCTTCCTCGGCGATCCGGACTTCGTGCAGATCCCGCAGAAGGTGCTGGTCAGCAAGGACTACGCACAGGGCCTGCGCGCCACCATCCATCCTGAGAAGGCCACCCCCAGCGACCTGCTGTCGGGCAACCCGACCCCGCTGGAGGACGACGAGACCACCCATTTCTCGATCATCGACCGCGACGGCAACCGCGTCGGTGCCACCCAGACCGTCAACCTGCTGTATGGCTCGGGCCTGATTCCGAAGGGCACCGGCGTGCTGCTGAACAACGAGATGGACGACTTCGCACTGAAGCCGGGTACGCCCAACGCGTTCGGCGTGATGGGCTATGAGGCCAATGCGCCGAAGCCGGGCAAGCGCATGCTCAGCTCGATGACGCCGACCTTCATGGAGAACGCCGACAAGGTGGTGGTACTGGGCACGCCGGGTGGCAGCCGCATCATCACCATGGTGCTGCTGGGCATCCTTGGCTACGACGCGGGCCTGGACGCGCAGCAGGTCGCTGCGCTGCCGCGCTACCACCACCAGTGGCTGCCGGACCTGATCGAAGCCGAGAACGATGCGTTCGACGCCGACACGGTAAAGCAGCTGCAGGCGATGGGCCACAAGATCGACCTGCCGGGCAATGTCGCCGCCGGTGGCCGTGGCTCCAGCCACGTCTGGGGCAACCTGCAGACCGTGGAATGGGACCGCAAGGCGAACAAACTGTTCGGTGGCAGCGACCCGCGTAACCCGGTGGGCAGTGCCCAGGTTGTACCGGCACGCTGA
- a CDS encoding lipoprotein-releasing ABC transporter permease subunit, translated as MFKPLPVAIGLRYLRAKRRNGFISFISMASILGIALGVTVLITTLAVMSGFQKEIRSRLLQMTAHTTISRDGEPMPDWMRVVDVARKDPRVAGAAPYIEIQSMISGPRVQGAIIQGIDPALEPKVSVIDKKVTKGSYDSLKPGSFNLLLGKELAIWLGVDVGDQVLVTFAEVQGTPAGAVPRMKRFTVSGLFEAGYNEVDRGVGFANMKDLERVLRSDGATGVRLKLHDMDRSLEVGVDLAQNLGGAYRVSDWTQQNANLYHSLRMEKVVMGILLSLIIAMGAFNLVSSQVMLVTDKQADIAILRTLGLTPGGVMQVFMVQGSLIGIFGTLAGLIGGITLTLNLERILGAIESVFNVKLMPEDVYYITGLPTDMQTGDVVAITVVALLMSFLATLYPAWRAARTQPAEALRYE; from the coding sequence ATGTTCAAACCCCTTCCCGTGGCGATCGGCCTGCGCTACCTGCGCGCCAAGCGCCGCAACGGCTTCATCTCCTTCATCTCGATGGCATCGATCCTGGGCATCGCGCTCGGCGTCACCGTGCTGATCACCACCCTGGCGGTGATGAGCGGTTTCCAGAAGGAAATCCGCAGTCGCCTGCTGCAGATGACCGCGCACACCACCATCAGCCGCGACGGCGAGCCGATGCCGGACTGGATGCGCGTGGTCGACGTGGCCCGCAAGGACCCGCGCGTGGCCGGTGCCGCGCCTTACATCGAGATCCAGTCGATGATCAGCGGCCCGCGCGTGCAGGGCGCGATCATCCAGGGCATCGACCCGGCGCTTGAGCCGAAGGTGTCGGTGATCGACAAGAAGGTCACCAAGGGCAGCTACGACAGCCTCAAGCCAGGCAGCTTCAACCTGCTGCTGGGCAAGGAACTGGCGATCTGGCTGGGCGTGGATGTCGGCGATCAGGTGCTGGTGACCTTCGCCGAAGTGCAGGGCACGCCTGCCGGTGCGGTGCCACGGATGAAGCGCTTTACCGTGAGCGGCCTCTTCGAGGCCGGCTACAACGAGGTCGACCGAGGTGTCGGCTTCGCCAACATGAAGGACCTGGAGCGCGTGCTGCGTTCCGATGGTGCTACCGGCGTGCGGCTGAAACTGCACGACATGGACCGCTCGCTGGAAGTGGGCGTGGACCTGGCGCAGAACCTCGGTGGTGCGTACCGGGTGAGTGACTGGACCCAGCAGAACGCCAACCTCTACCACTCGCTGCGCATGGAGAAGGTGGTGATGGGCATCCTGCTGTCGTTGATCATCGCCATGGGCGCGTTCAACCTGGTGTCCTCGCAGGTGATGCTGGTCACCGACAAGCAGGCCGACATCGCCATCCTGCGCACGCTAGGCCTGACCCCGGGCGGGGTGATGCAGGTGTTCATGGTGCAGGGTTCGCTGATCGGCATCTTCGGCACGCTGGCCGGCTTGATCGGCGGCATCACCCTGACCCTCAATCTGGAACGCATCCTCGGCGCCATCGAGAGCGTGTTCAACGTCAAGCTGATGCCGGAGGATGTCTACTACATCACCGGCCTGCCGACCGACATGCAGACCGGCGACGTGGTGGCGATCACCGTGGTCGCGCTGCTGATGAGCTTCCTGGCCACCCTGTATCCCGCCTGGCGGGCAGCACGCACCCAGCCGGCGGAGGCCCTGCGTTATGAATAA
- a CDS encoding succinate dehydrogenase assembly factor 2, translating into MEEDVLLKKLRWRCRRGMRELDQLFGRYLDREWSTAPTEEREVFLFLLDCEDDKLWRWFMGYEACPHAHAIPLMQKILALKP; encoded by the coding sequence ATGGAAGAAGATGTACTGCTGAAGAAGCTGCGCTGGCGTTGCCGCCGCGGCATGCGCGAGCTGGACCAGCTGTTCGGCCGCTATCTCGACCGCGAATGGAGCACTGCGCCGACCGAAGAGCGCGAGGTTTTCCTGTTCCTGCTCGACTGCGAGGACGATAAGTTGTGGCGCTGGTTCATGGGCTATGAGGCCTGCCCGCATGCGCACGCGATCCCCCTCATGCAGAAGATCCTCGCCCTCAAGCCTTGA
- a CDS encoding YfhL family 4Fe-4S dicluster ferredoxin, with protein MSLKINELCVNCDVCEPACPNQAIAMGETIYVIDPARCTECVGHFDEPQCVVVCPVECIDPDPEIVETEDQLLAKLRQLQHDHPELYAEPPSE; from the coding sequence GTGTCGCTGAAAATCAACGAGCTCTGCGTCAACTGCGACGTATGCGAGCCGGCCTGCCCGAACCAGGCCATTGCGATGGGTGAAACCATCTACGTGATCGACCCTGCGCGCTGCACCGAATGCGTGGGTCATTTCGACGAGCCACAGTGCGTGGTCGTCTGCCCGGTCGAATGCATCGACCCGGACCCGGAGATCGTGGAAACGGAAGACCAGCTGCTGGCCAAGCTGCGCCAGCTGCAGCACGATCACCCTGAACTCTATGCGGAGCCCCCATCCGAATGA
- a CDS encoding DUF6491 family protein, translated as MKTPILMAGLCLALAACATTGRLSSAEKLDLYRAHAGAAQNDMQFFGSLNGWTELGDSALAVWTRPSEAYLLELRGPCQDLPYATAIGLTSQMNRVSARFDKVLVRDPTGGPRMPCFIDSIRKLDVKALRASEQELRQAQVQEREESTK; from the coding sequence ATGAAGACCCCGATCCTGATGGCCGGACTCTGCCTGGCTCTGGCCGCCTGCGCGACCACCGGCCGGCTCAGCTCTGCCGAGAAACTTGACCTGTACCGTGCCCATGCCGGCGCGGCGCAGAACGACATGCAGTTCTTCGGCAGCCTCAATGGCTGGACCGAGCTGGGCGACAGCGCGCTGGCAGTGTGGACCCGTCCCAGCGAAGCCTACCTGCTGGAATTGAGAGGTCCCTGCCAGGACCTGCCGTATGCCACCGCCATCGGCCTGACCAGCCAGATGAACCGTGTTTCGGCGCGTTTTGACAAAGTGCTGGTGCGCGACCCGACGGGCGGCCCGCGCATGCCGTGCTTCATCGACAGCATCCGCAAACTGGACGTGAAGGCGCTGCGTGCCTCCGAACAGGAGCTGCGCCAGGCGCAGGTGCAGGAGCGCGAGGAAAGCACGAAATAG
- the htpG gene encoding molecular chaperone HtpG, producing MTETTQTETLGFQTEVKQLLQLMIHSLYSNKEIFLRELVSNAADAADKLRFEALTQPALLEGDSELRVRVSFDPAAHTITIEDNGIGMSRAEAIAHLGTIAKSGTGDFLRQLSGDQKKDSQLIGQFGVGFYSAFIVADKVEVTSRRAGLAAGEGVRWTSRGEGDFDVATVDKAERGTQIMLHLKDGEHDFADGWRLRSILKKYSDHIGLPIQMPKEDAEEGAAVEWETVNRASALWTRPRTEISDAEYTEFYKHVAHDHSDPLAWSHNKVEGKLEYTSLLYVPGRAPFDLYHRDAPKGLKLYVQRVFVMDQAEQFLPLYLRFIKGVVDSNDLSLNVSREILQSGPVIDSMKAALTKRSLDMLEKLANDKPEQYATFWKEFGQVLKEGPAEDYNNREKVAGLLRFASTRGDGDAQSVSLADYIGRMAEGQDKIYYLTGESYSQVRNSPHLEVFRKKGVEVLLLTDRIDEWLMGYLTDFDGKGFVDIARGDLDLGALESEADKQEQEAAAKDKQGLVERLKSVLGDDVAEVRVSHRLTDSPAVLAIGEQDLGLQMRQILEASGQKVPDSKPVLEINPGHPLIAKLDAEADGARFDDLGRVLFDQAALAAGDSLKDPGAYVARLNKLLLELSA from the coding sequence ATGACCGAGACCACCCAGACCGAAACCCTTGGCTTCCAGACCGAAGTCAAGCAGCTGCTGCAGCTGATGATCCACTCGCTGTACTCCAACAAGGAGATCTTCCTGCGCGAGCTGGTCTCCAACGCCGCCGATGCCGCCGACAAGCTGCGCTTCGAGGCCCTGACCCAGCCCGCCCTGCTGGAAGGCGACAGCGAACTGCGCGTGCGCGTCAGCTTCGACCCCGCCGCCCACACCATCACCATCGAAGACAACGGCATCGGCATGAGCCGCGCCGAAGCGATTGCCCACCTGGGCACGATTGCAAAGTCCGGCACCGGCGACTTCCTGCGCCAGCTGTCCGGCGACCAGAAGAAGGATTCGCAGCTGATCGGCCAGTTCGGCGTCGGCTTCTACAGCGCTTTCATCGTCGCCGACAAAGTGGAAGTCACCTCGCGCCGTGCCGGCCTGGCTGCAGGCGAAGGTGTGCGCTGGACCTCGCGTGGCGAAGGCGATTTCGACGTCGCCACCGTCGACAAGGCCGAGCGCGGCACCCAGATCATGCTGCACCTGAAGGATGGCGAGCATGACTTCGCCGACGGTTGGCGCCTGCGCAGCATCCTCAAGAAGTACTCGGACCATATCGGCCTGCCGATCCAGATGCCGAAGGAAGACGCCGAAGAAGGCGCGGCCGTCGAGTGGGAGACCGTCAACCGCGCCAGCGCGCTGTGGACCCGTCCGCGTACTGAAATCAGCGACGCCGAGTACACGGAGTTCTACAAGCACGTGGCGCACGACCACAGCGACCCGCTGGCGTGGAGCCACAACAAGGTCGAAGGCAAGCTCGAGTACACCTCGCTGCTGTACGTGCCCGGTCGCGCGCCCTTCGACCTGTACCACCGCGACGCGCCCAAGGGCCTGAAGCTGTATGTGCAGCGCGTGTTCGTGATGGACCAGGCCGAGCAGTTCCTGCCGCTGTACCTGCGCTTCATCAAGGGCGTGGTTGATTCCAATGATCTGTCGCTGAACGTTTCGCGCGAGATCCTGCAGTCCGGCCCGGTCATCGATTCGATGAAGGCCGCGCTGACCAAGCGCTCGCTGGACATGCTGGAGAAGCTGGCCAACGACAAGCCTGAGCAGTACGCCACGTTCTGGAAGGAATTCGGCCAGGTGCTGAAGGAAGGCCCCGCCGAGGACTACAACAACCGCGAGAAGGTCGCTGGCCTGCTGCGCTTTGCCTCCACCCGTGGCGACGGCGATGCACAGAGCGTGTCGCTGGCCGACTACATCGGCCGCATGGCCGAAGGCCAGGACAAGATCTACTACCTGACCGGCGAGAGCTACAGCCAGGTACGCAACAGCCCGCACCTGGAAGTGTTCCGCAAGAAGGGCGTGGAAGTGCTGCTGCTGACCGACCGCATCGACGAGTGGCTGATGGGCTACCTGACCGATTTCGATGGCAAGGGCTTCGTCGATATCGCGCGTGGTGACCTCGACCTGGGTGCGCTGGAAAGCGAAGCCGACAAACAGGAGCAGGAAGCGGCAGCCAAGGACAAGCAGGGCCTGGTCGAGCGCTTGAAGAGCGTGCTGGGCGATGACGTGGCCGAAGTGCGCGTCTCGCACCGCCTGACCGATTCGCCGGCGGTGCTGGCCATCGGCGAGCAGGACCTGGGCCTGCAGATGCGCCAGATCCTGGAAGCCAGCGGGCAAAAGGTGCCGGACAGCAAGCCGGTGCTGGAGATCAATCCGGGCCACCCGTTGATCGCGAAGCTGGATGCGGAAGCCGATGGCGCACGTTTCGACGACCTGGGCCGGGTGCTGTTCGACCAGGCCGCGCTGGCCGCCGGCGACAGCCTGAAGGACCCGGGTGCCTACGTGGCACGCCTGAACAAGCTGCTGCTGGAATTGTCGGCCTGA
- the ftsY gene encoding signal recognition particle-docking protein FtsY codes for MLSFFRRKKPQDAPATEAPKTQHYSAEELAAAFPSAAPAEDKEPAPVAAPTAPAPVEPPPAAVAPVTIEPSPVATAPVVPAVPAPTAPSPITQIDVAPVATPAIEPVPSPLPEPTPAPITDDLPAAASVDAVPATAGKPGWRERLRNSVIARSFGGLFSRNPKLDDDLLDELETALITADVGVGATTDLVEGLRKRMKAREFVDANALLAALRAELIAILQPVAKPLVIDRTAKPFVVLTVGVNGVGKTTTIGKLAKRFKDEGHSLMLAAGDTFRAAAVAQLQAWGERNGVAVVAQGQNADAASVAFDALQAGKARGTSVLIADTAGRLHTQSGLMNELGKIRRVLGKIDPTAPHEVLMVIDGTTGQNALSQLRQFNAAVNVTGLVVTKLDGTAKGGVVFALAREFGIPIRFAGIGERPEDLRVFDPEAFVDALLPEALGA; via the coding sequence ATGCTCAGTTTTTTCCGCCGCAAGAAGCCCCAGGATGCCCCCGCAACGGAGGCTCCCAAGACCCAGCACTACTCGGCTGAAGAGCTGGCGGCGGCGTTCCCGTCGGCCGCGCCCGCCGAGGACAAGGAACCGGCGCCGGTAGCTGCGCCAACCGCACCCGCCCCCGTCGAGCCGCCCCCGGCAGCGGTCGCACCGGTAACGATCGAGCCCTCCCCGGTGGCTACAGCGCCGGTGGTCCCGGCAGTCCCGGCTCCCACCGCTCCGAGCCCGATTACGCAGATCGACGTCGCCCCCGTCGCGACCCCGGCCATCGAACCGGTACCCTCACCGCTGCCTGAGCCCACCCCGGCACCGATCACCGACGATCTGCCTGCGGCAGCCTCCGTCGACGCCGTGCCGGCCACGGCTGGCAAGCCCGGCTGGCGGGAGCGCCTGCGCAACAGCGTCATCGCGCGCAGCTTCGGCGGCCTGTTCTCGCGCAATCCCAAGCTCGACGACGACCTGCTGGACGAGCTGGAAACCGCACTGATCACTGCCGATGTCGGCGTTGGTGCCACCACCGACCTGGTGGAGGGCCTGCGCAAGCGCATGAAGGCGCGTGAATTCGTCGATGCCAACGCTTTGCTTGCCGCGCTGCGTGCCGAACTGATCGCGATCCTGCAGCCGGTGGCCAAGCCGCTGGTGATCGACCGCACCGCCAAGCCCTTCGTGGTGCTGACCGTCGGCGTCAACGGCGTCGGCAAGACCACCACCATCGGCAAGCTGGCCAAGCGCTTCAAGGACGAAGGCCACAGCCTGATGCTGGCCGCCGGTGACACCTTCCGCGCCGCTGCCGTGGCCCAGCTGCAGGCCTGGGGCGAGCGCAACGGCGTGGCCGTGGTCGCGCAGGGTCAGAACGCTGATGCCGCTTCAGTGGCATTCGACGCGCTACAGGCCGGCAAGGCTCGCGGCACCTCGGTACTGATCGCCGATACCGCCGGCCGCCTGCATACCCAGTCCGGCCTGATGAACGAGCTGGGCAAGATCCGCCGCGTGCTCGGCAAGATCGACCCCACTGCACCGCACGAAGTGCTGATGGTGATCGACGGCACCACTGGCCAGAACGCGCTGTCGCAGCTGCGCCAGTTCAACGCCGCCGTGAACGTGACCGGCCTGGTGGTGACCAAGCTGGACGGCACCGCCAAGGGCGGCGTGGTGTTCGCGCTAGCCCGCGAGTTCGGCATTCCGATCCGTTTCGCCGGCATCGGCGAGCGCCCGGAAGACCTGCGCGTGTTCGATCCGGAAGCCTTCGTCGACGCCCTGCTGCCTGAGGCGCTGGGCGCCTGA